A stretch of Chitinophagaceae bacterium DNA encodes these proteins:
- a CDS encoding YigZ family protein codes for MSEDFYFTIEKPSSAEFKDRGSKFIAYAFPIESADDFKTQLQRLKKEHPKAVHHCFAYRIGTDGNSFRSGDDGEPSGTAGKPILGQIDSKGITNAAVIVVRYWGGTLLGVPGLINAYKTATALALQVTPVIQKQVEVVHTIEFDYTRMNEVMMIIKQYNCTVISKEMQLFCVMKAGIPKNRLEEVLYKLKDLQNVVVKKCG; via the coding sequence ATGAGCGAAGACTTTTATTTTACCATTGAGAAACCATCCAGCGCTGAATTCAAGGACCGGGGAAGCAAATTCATTGCGTATGCATTTCCTATTGAATCGGCAGATGATTTCAAAACACAGCTGCAGCGTTTAAAGAAAGAACATCCCAAGGCGGTGCATCATTGTTTTGCTTACCGCATCGGAACCGATGGAAATAGTTTCCGTTCCGGCGATGACGGGGAACCATCCGGTACGGCAGGCAAACCCATACTGGGGCAGATCGACAGCAAGGGGATCACCAATGCAGCAGTGATCGTGGTGCGTTACTGGGGAGGTACTTTATTGGGTGTACCCGGCCTCATCAATGCGTATAAAACAGCCACGGCCCTGGCATTACAGGTAACACCGGTTATTCAAAAACAGGTTGAGGTGGTTCATACCATCGAGTTTGATTATACCCGGATGAATGAAGTGATGATGATCATAAAGCAGTACAACTGTACGGTTATTTCAAAGGAAATGCAGTTGTTCTGTGTCATGAAGGCCGGTATTCCAAAAAACCGGCTGGAGGAAGTGCTGTATAAGCTGAAAGACCTGCAGAACGTTGTCGTTAAAAAATGCGGATAA
- a CDS encoding DUF962 domain-containing protein gives MAAEKKYKSFWSFYPYYLTEHGDVKNRTLHFIGTAGLLVILVVAIATQKWWMLALVPVCGYGFAWAGHFFIEKNKPATFTYPLFSLGSDFVMFWHMLTGQISKKLEEARKTIG, from the coding sequence ATGGCAGCAGAAAAAAAATATAAAAGCTTCTGGAGCTTTTATCCCTACTACCTCACTGAGCATGGGGATGTAAAAAACCGTACACTTCATTTTATCGGTACAGCTGGTTTGCTGGTTATACTGGTGGTTGCCATTGCAACACAAAAATGGTGGATGCTTGCCCTGGTACCTGTCTGTGGTTATGGTTTTGCCTGGGCAGGGCATTTTTTTATCGAGAAGAACAAGCCGGCCACATTTACCTATCCCCTGTTCAGCCTGGGTAGCGACTTCGTGATGTTCTGGCACATGCTCACCGGGCAGATCAGTAAGAAACTGGAAGAAGCAAGGAAAACGATCGGTTGA
- a CDS encoding MmcQ/YjbR family DNA-binding protein encodes MNIESIREYVLQKPSVTEGFPFGEDTLVFKVNGKLFLLAGLDSSPLQFNVKCDPEKAIQLREDHPDSVLPGYHMNKKHWNTIMVDGRLSAKQLMEMIDDSYSLVAKAKK; translated from the coding sequence ATGAATATTGAATCCATCCGTGAATATGTTCTGCAAAAACCTTCTGTTACGGAAGGTTTTCCATTTGGCGAAGATACCCTTGTGTTTAAGGTAAATGGAAAACTTTTCTTATTAGCCGGGCTGGATAGTTCCCCATTACAGTTCAATGTAAAATGTGATCCTGAAAAAGCGATCCAGCTCAGAGAAGATCATCCGGATTCGGTTTTGCCCGGCTATCACATGAATAAAAAGCACTGGAATACCATTATGGTGGATGGCAGGTTGTCTGCAAAACAATTAATGGAGATGATAGACGATTCGTACAGCCTTGTTGCTAAAGCAAAGAAGTAA
- a CDS encoding YdeI/OmpD-associated family protein translates to MAKKEKALDAYVAKSADFAKPILNHIRELVHKTCPEVEEKMKWSFPHFDHKGEMMCSMAAFKQHAVFGFWKAVLMKDPVLVENARSETAMGHLGRLTSVKDLPSDKKMIAWIKEAMKLNEQGIKVAKPKPAEKKELVVPDYFVKALNKNKKAKQVFDNFAYSHRKEYLQWITEAKTEETRNKRMATALEWIAEGKGRNWKYERK, encoded by the coding sequence ATGGCAAAAAAAGAGAAGGCACTGGATGCCTACGTCGCCAAATCAGCTGATTTTGCAAAACCCATTTTAAATCATATCCGCGAGCTGGTACACAAGACCTGCCCGGAGGTGGAGGAAAAAATGAAATGGAGCTTTCCGCATTTTGATCACAAAGGCGAAATGATGTGCAGCATGGCTGCATTTAAACAACATGCCGTATTCGGGTTCTGGAAAGCAGTACTGATGAAGGACCCGGTCCTGGTTGAAAATGCAAGATCCGAAACTGCCATGGGACATTTAGGCAGGCTTACATCCGTAAAAGACCTTCCTTCCGATAAAAAGATGATCGCCTGGATAAAAGAGGCCATGAAACTGAACGAACAGGGAATAAAAGTCGCTAAGCCCAAACCAGCTGAAAAGAAAGAACTGGTCGTTCCGGATTACTTTGTAAAAGCGCTGAATAAAAACAAAAAGGCAAAACAGGTTTTTGACAATTTTGCCTACTCCCACAGAAAGGAATACCTGCAATGGATCACGGAAGCCAAAACAGAAGAAACCCGGAATAAACGGATGGCCACTGCCCTGGAATGGATCGCTGAAGGAAAAGGAAGGAACTGGAAATACGAACGGAAATGA
- a CDS encoding class I SAM-dependent methyltransferase: MDRKYWETIAPKYETEIFDVLRNDTSGSIVAAIEEMASPDKTVMDIGCAVGKWLPVLAPKFKTVIAADISAKNLQIAKEKYPEYTNVEYSRMDFSADDLTVTPCDTAICINAILTGSLEKRINFFQALSLCLHAGGELVLVVPSLESKLYANIIADRWNVDDAENDVLPAGKEATQKISNIRQGVTDIDNVPTKHYLREELQLLLTLEGFQVNLIQKINYGWNTEFHKPPRWLKDPYPWDWMCTARKKIN; the protein is encoded by the coding sequence ATGGATAGAAAATACTGGGAAACGATCGCTCCCAAATACGAAACGGAGATATTTGATGTATTGCGCAATGATACATCCGGGAGCATTGTAGCCGCTATTGAAGAAATGGCTTCTCCCGACAAAACGGTGATGGACATTGGTTGTGCCGTGGGAAAATGGCTTCCGGTGCTGGCACCTAAATTTAAAACGGTGATCGCTGCAGATATCTCGGCAAAAAATTTACAGATCGCAAAGGAAAAATACCCCGAATATACCAATGTCGAGTACAGCCGCATGGATTTTTCAGCCGACGACCTGACCGTTACCCCCTGTGATACCGCAATCTGCATCAATGCCATCCTCACCGGTTCACTGGAAAAAAGGATCAATTTCTTCCAGGCGCTCTCGCTTTGCCTGCATGCAGGCGGCGAACTGGTACTGGTGGTCCCTTCACTGGAATCAAAATTATATGCCAACATCATTGCCGACCGGTGGAATGTAGATGATGCAGAGAATGATGTACTTCCTGCGGGCAAGGAGGCCACCCAAAAGATCAGCAACATCCGCCAGGGGGTTACTGATATCGACAATGTACCCACCAAACATTATCTAAGGGAAGAACTGCAGTTGCTGCTTACCCTGGAGGGTTTTCAAGTAAACCTCATCCAGAAAATAAATTACGGCTGGAATACCGAATTTCATAAACCACCCAGGTGGTTGAAAGATCCATATCCCTGGGACTGGATGTGTACTGCCAGGAAAAAAATTAATTAA
- a CDS encoding 3-hydroxybutyryl-CoA dehydrogenase: MIKNVSVIGAGTMGNGIAHVFAQSGFTVSLVDVNPSQLQRAMDTIHKNLDRQLAKGSITEDQKRSTLANISITSVISEGVKDANLVVEAATENVELKLSIFEQIDTHAPAGCILASNTSSISITKIAAVTKRPGMVIGMHFMNPVPVMKLVEIINGYATKKEVTATIVELSNQLGKIPCTVNDYPGFIANRILMPMINEAVYSLYEGVAGVEEIDTVMKLGMAHPMGPLQLADFIGLDVCLSILHVLHDGFGNPKYAPCPLLVNMVQAGRLGAKSGEGFYVYTAGSKELVVSERFRN, from the coding sequence ATGATAAAGAATGTAAGTGTCATCGGCGCCGGCACCATGGGAAACGGCATCGCCCATGTATTTGCCCAATCAGGTTTTACCGTGAGCCTGGTAGATGTGAACCCCTCGCAACTGCAGCGGGCTATGGATACCATCCATAAAAACCTCGACAGGCAGCTTGCCAAAGGATCCATTACGGAAGATCAGAAAAGATCCACCCTGGCAAATATCTCTATTACATCGGTCATATCCGAAGGTGTAAAAGATGCAAACCTGGTGGTGGAAGCGGCTACTGAAAACGTAGAACTGAAATTATCTATTTTTGAACAGATCGATACGCATGCACCCGCCGGGTGTATCCTGGCAAGCAATACCTCATCTATCTCTATTACTAAAATTGCTGCGGTAACCAAAAGGCCGGGCATGGTGATCGGCATGCATTTCATGAACCCGGTGCCGGTAATGAAACTGGTGGAGATCATCAACGGCTATGCAACCAAAAAAGAAGTTACAGCCACCATTGTTGAATTAAGTAACCAGTTAGGCAAGATCCCCTGCACGGTGAACGATTACCCGGGCTTCATTGCCAACCGCATATTAATGCCCATGATCAATGAGGCCGTTTACAGTTTGTATGAAGGCGTTGCCGGGGTGGAAGAGATTGATACGGTAATGAAACTGGGAATGGCTCACCCGATGGGACCTTTGCAGTTAGCCGATTTCATTGGCCTCGACGTTTGTCTCAGCATCTTACATGTATTGCATGATGGTTTCGGCAATCCTAAATATGCCCCCTGCCCTTTGCTGGTGAATATGGTACAGGCAGGCAGGCTGGGTGCAAAAAGCGGGGAAGGATTTTACGTTTACACAGCAGGAAGCAAGGAACTGGTGGTGAGTGAGCGGTTCAGAAATTAA
- a CDS encoding acyl-CoA dehydrogenase family protein — protein MAAKTDNFQSPDYFNVDELLTEEHKYIRESVRNYVKKEISPIIEDYAQRAEFPQQIVKQMGDLGCFGPTIPEQYGGGGLDYISYGLMMQELERGDSGVRSTASVQGSLVMFPIYQYGSEEQRKKYLPRLASGEWLGCFGLTEPNHGSDPSGMLSNIKDAGDHVILNGAKMWISNAPFSQVAVVWAKDEAGDIRGMILERGMEGFSTPTTHGKWSLRASATGELVFDNVKVPKENIFPNIKGLKGPLGCLTKARYGIAWGAIGAAMDCYDTALQYSKERIQFGKPIGSFQLQQKKLAEMVTEITKAQLLNWRLGVLMNEGKVTPQQVSMAKRNACEVATNICRNARQMLGGMGITGEYSVMRHMMNLESVITYEGTHDIHLLITGMDVTGINAFK, from the coding sequence ATGGCTGCCAAGACAGACAATTTTCAATCTCCCGATTACTTTAATGTAGATGAACTTTTGACCGAAGAGCATAAGTACATCCGGGAAAGTGTACGCAACTATGTAAAGAAAGAGATCTCCCCTATCATAGAAGATTATGCCCAGCGGGCTGAGTTTCCGCAACAGATCGTAAAGCAGATGGGCGACCTGGGTTGCTTCGGGCCAACCATACCGGAACAATATGGCGGCGGCGGGCTGGACTACATAAGCTACGGCCTGATGATGCAGGAACTGGAACGGGGCGACAGCGGTGTACGGTCAACCGCCAGTGTACAGGGAAGCCTGGTGATGTTTCCCATTTATCAATACGGAAGCGAAGAGCAGCGTAAAAAGTATTTACCCAGGCTGGCAAGCGGTGAATGGCTGGGTTGTTTTGGGTTGACCGAACCCAATCACGGCAGCGACCCCAGCGGCATGCTAAGCAATATTAAAGATGCCGGCGATCATGTGATATTGAATGGTGCAAAAATGTGGATCAGCAATGCGCCTTTCAGCCAGGTGGCAGTGGTATGGGCGAAAGATGAAGCCGGTGATATCAGGGGTATGATCCTTGAGAGAGGAATGGAGGGTTTCAGTACGCCAACCACACATGGCAAATGGAGCCTGCGTGCCAGTGCAACCGGTGAACTGGTCTTTGACAACGTGAAAGTTCCCAAAGAGAATATCTTCCCAAATATTAAAGGATTGAAAGGTCCGTTGGGCTGCCTGACCAAGGCAAGGTATGGCATTGCCTGGGGGGCCATCGGTGCTGCCATGGATTGTTATGATACGGCGCTGCAATACAGTAAAGAAAGGATCCAGTTTGGTAAACCGATCGGAAGTTTTCAACTGCAACAGAAAAAATTAGCGGAGATGGTAACCGAAATAACCAAGGCCCAATTGTTGAACTGGCGGCTTGGCGTACTGATGAACGAGGGAAAAGTTACCCCGCAACAGGTGAGCATGGCAAAAAGAAATGCCTGTGAAGTGGCCACCAATATCTGCAGGAATGCAAGGCAGATGCTGGGCGGCATGGGCATCACCGGCGAATACTCTGTCATGCGCCACATGATGAACCTGGAAAGTGTGATCACGTACGAAGGAACACACGATATTCACCTGCTGATAACAGGCATGGATGTGACGGGGATCAATGCGTTTAAATAG
- a CDS encoding RNA polymerase sigma factor — translation MPQPAYRQAGEDELIERCLRGDSLAYKELYQRYSKAMFNTCLRFLGNAAEAEDVLQESFMEAFKNLGRFEYRTSFGGWLKQICVNRSISQLKKRRINWVDMEQVAGYDSAEELPYDEAEMEYRVESVKKAILRLPDGYRAVLNLYLLEGYDHEEIAEILNVAESTTRSQFIRAKQKLLQLLKEGI, via the coding sequence ATGCCACAACCTGCCTACCGGCAGGCAGGCGAAGATGAACTGATAGAACGCTGCCTGCGGGGAGACAGCCTGGCGTATAAGGAATTGTACCAGCGTTATTCCAAAGCCATGTTCAATACCTGCCTGCGTTTTCTCGGCAATGCGGCCGAAGCGGAGGATGTATTACAGGAAAGTTTTATGGAGGCATTTAAGAACCTGGGAAGGTTCGAGTACCGCACGAGTTTTGGCGGGTGGCTGAAGCAGATATGTGTGAACCGGTCCATCAGCCAGCTAAAAAAACGAAGGATCAACTGGGTGGATATGGAACAGGTTGCGGGTTACGACAGTGCGGAGGAACTGCCTTATGATGAAGCGGAGATGGAATACAGGGTGGAATCGGTGAAGAAAGCCATCCTACGTCTTCCGGACGGGTACCGGGCCGTTTTGAACCTGTACCTGCTGGAAGGATACGATCACGAAGAGATTGCGGAGATACTGAATGTGGCCGAATCAACCACCCGTTCGCAGTTCATCCGGGCAAAACAAAAATTACTTCAACTTTTAAAAGAAGGGATATGA
- a CDS encoding helix-turn-helix transcriptional regulator, translating into MMKNNIKIERAIKGLTQEDLANKVSVSRQTINAMEANKYVPSTVLALKIARVFGKPVEEIFILEKND; encoded by the coding sequence CTGATGAAAAATAATATCAAGATAGAAAGAGCGATCAAAGGGCTTACACAGGAAGACCTGGCCAATAAAGTATCCGTCAGCCGGCAAACGATCAATGCCATGGAAGCAAATAAATACGTCCCTTCAACGGTGCTGGCCTTGAAAATAGCCAGGGTCTTTGGTAAACCGGTGGAGGAGATATTCATACTTGAAAAAAATGATTAG
- a CDS encoding SGNH/GDSL hydrolase family protein: MTTYSYLALGDSYTIGEQVPFAENFPNQTVQLLRKEGFAFYAAEIIAKTGWTTDELDHAIGNTSLLGGYDIVSLLIGVNNQYRGRSTTEFKTGFEQLLQQAIRFADNKPYRVFVLSIPDWGITPFAAGRDRSQVADEIDAFNYVCEKSAKQFQASFIDITTSQRVDGHKADFLVADGLHPSGKEYEKWAAKLFDAILKEL, translated from the coding sequence ATGACAACCTATTCTTACCTGGCACTGGGCGACAGCTATACCATTGGTGAACAGGTACCCTTTGCAGAAAATTTCCCCAATCAAACTGTGCAGTTGTTACGGAAAGAGGGCTTTGCATTTTATGCGGCCGAGATCATTGCAAAAACCGGCTGGACAACAGATGAACTGGACCATGCCATCGGAAATACATCCCTGCTCGGGGGATATGATATCGTTTCGCTGCTGATCGGTGTAAACAACCAATACCGGGGCCGCAGCACAACTGAATTCAAGACCGGGTTTGAACAGTTGCTTCAGCAAGCCATCCGGTTTGCAGATAACAAACCCTACCGGGTCTTTGTGCTCAGCATCCCCGACTGGGGTATTACCCCCTTTGCAGCCGGAAGGGACAGGAGCCAGGTGGCTGATGAGATAGATGCCTTCAATTATGTTTGTGAAAAATCGGCAAAGCAATTCCAGGCCAGCTTTATTGATATCACAACTTCCCAGCGGGTGGATGGGCACAAAGCAGATTTCCTGGTAGCGGATGGTTTGCACCCCTCGGGGAAAGAATATGAAAAATGGGCGGCTAAATTATTTGATGCGATTTTAAAAGAACTCTGA
- a CDS encoding metallophosphoesterase, protein MQRRKFLQNVSLISAASVLPSLANAGSAEKKKQFTIAFISDIHIKALDAAEAGMKRALQTINQMKHQPDFIINGGDSIMDALAADKEKTQIQWDLFNKIMEAENKLPVRHCLGNHDIWGWQLKEDVKSDELYGKAWWLRQTGYSKTYYSFGHHNWHFIVLDSVQENKGGYIALLDEEQFNWLDNELNSNKEKFICIISHIPIMSFCSAMFFNDMLPNGDWKLSRALLHTDARKIKDLFKKHPNIRSCLSGHIHLQDEVNYLGIKYYCNGAVSGNWWGGPFQDFAPAYALFDFYKDGTVERKMVEY, encoded by the coding sequence ATGCAACGCAGAAAATTCCTCCAGAACGTATCTCTTATTTCTGCAGCTTCTGTCCTGCCTTCCCTGGCAAATGCAGGATCTGCTGAAAAGAAAAAACAGTTTACCATTGCTTTCATCAGTGATATACACATCAAGGCCCTGGATGCGGCTGAAGCCGGAATGAAAAGGGCTTTACAGACCATCAACCAGATGAAACATCAACCCGATTTTATCATAAACGGGGGCGATAGTATCATGGATGCCCTGGCTGCCGATAAGGAAAAGACCCAAATACAATGGGACCTGTTCAATAAGATAATGGAAGCAGAAAACAAGCTCCCCGTAAGACACTGCCTGGGCAACCATGATATCTGGGGCTGGCAACTGAAAGAGGACGTAAAAAGCGATGAACTTTACGGCAAGGCCTGGTGGCTGCGGCAAACAGGGTATAGCAAAACATACTACAGTTTTGGTCACCACAACTGGCATTTTATAGTTTTAGACAGTGTGCAGGAAAACAAGGGAGGTTATATTGCCCTGCTGGATGAAGAACAATTCAACTGGCTGGACAATGAACTGAACAGTAATAAAGAAAAATTCATCTGCATCATTTCCCATATCCCCATCATGTCTTTTTGCAGCGCTATGTTCTTCAACGACATGTTGCCCAACGGTGACTGGAAACTCTCGAGGGCCTTATTGCACACCGATGCCAGGAAAATAAAAGATCTTTTCAAAAAACATCCCAATATCCGGTCCTGCCTGAGCGGGCACATACACCTGCAGGACGAAGTGAATTACCTCGGCATAAAATATTACTGCAACGGTGCGGTAAGCGGCAACTGGTGGGGCGGCCCCTTCCAGGATTTTGCACCGGCCTATGCGTTGTTTGATTTTTATAAAGATGGAACGGTTGAAAGAAAGATGGTTGAATACTGA
- the pyrF gene encoding orotidine-5'-phosphate decarboxylase, translating to MTRKQLIEQVQTKRSYLCVGLDTDISKIPAHLQSHPDAVFEFNKQIIDATKDLCVSYKINTAFYEAMGLKGWEAVEKTVNYIPKEHFTIADAKRGDIGNTSSQYAKAFFETLNFDAITVAPYMGEDSVRPFLEFENKWTIVLGLTSNPGSKDFEQLRVVGRETNNGKETNNDREVNQGGEYLYESVLRKVSSWGSPSNLMFVVGATRASDLEGIRKIIPDHFLLVPGVGFQGGSLEEVSKYGMNTDCGLLVNASRAIIYASENEDFATEARAIAHQYQAEMATYLK from the coding sequence ATGACCAGAAAACAACTTATAGAGCAGGTACAAACAAAGAGGTCGTACCTCTGCGTTGGCCTGGATACCGACATCAGCAAAATACCAGCCCATCTCCAGTCACATCCCGATGCTGTTTTTGAATTCAACAAACAGATCATCGATGCCACGAAGGATCTTTGTGTTTCGTACAAAATAAACACTGCATTCTATGAAGCCATGGGGCTGAAAGGATGGGAAGCAGTGGAAAAGACCGTAAACTATATTCCCAAAGAACATTTCACCATTGCCGATGCCAAGCGGGGTGATATTGGCAATACTTCTTCGCAATATGCAAAGGCTTTTTTTGAAACCCTGAATTTTGATGCCATTACGGTTGCTCCGTACATGGGTGAAGACAGTGTAAGACCATTTTTGGAATTTGAGAATAAATGGACCATCGTGCTGGGGCTGACCAGCAACCCGGGCAGTAAGGATTTTGAACAGCTTAGGGTTGTTGGTCGGGAGACCAACAACGGCAAGGAGACCAACAACGACAGGGAGGTCAACCAAGGCGGGGAGTATTTGTATGAATCCGTTTTACGGAAAGTAAGCAGTTGGGGAAGCCCTAGCAACCTGATGTTTGTGGTGGGTGCTACCAGGGCCAGTGACCTGGAAGGCATACGAAAAATAATTCCGGATCATTTTTTATTGGTGCCCGGTGTGGGTTTCCAGGGAGGAAGCCTGGAAGAAGTAAGTAAATACGGAATGAACACAGATTGCGGTTTGCTGGTAAATGCGTCAAGAGCCATCATCTATGCCAGCGAAAACGAGGATTTTGCAACCGAAGCAAGGGCCATTGCGCACCAGTACCAGGCCGAAATGGCAACCTATCTTAAATAG
- a CDS encoding FMN-binding negative transcriptional regulator → MYKFDYYTEKDRQKVIDFMKENAFALVTGIGEEYPAATQVPLAIKEKEGKIFLEGHIMRKTDHHLAFEKNNNVLVIFTGPHCFVSANWYTDPHMGSTWNYMTVQAKGNIRFMDAEGTYNAVKEVSDKYVGTQSAGAFDNLPKEYIDHMMKAIVGFSIEVESLENTFKLSQNRDEASQRNIIEQLVKRGDEHSRKIAKEMIRRLD, encoded by the coding sequence ATGTACAAATTCGATTATTACACAGAAAAAGACCGGCAGAAGGTCATCGACTTCATGAAAGAGAATGCCTTTGCCCTGGTCACCGGCATAGGAGAAGAATACCCGGCAGCAACACAGGTTCCTTTGGCAATAAAAGAAAAGGAAGGTAAAATTTTCCTGGAAGGACACATCATGCGGAAGACCGACCATCACCTGGCATTTGAAAAGAATAATAATGTGCTGGTGATCTTTACCGGTCCGCATTGCTTTGTAAGCGCAAACTGGTACACCGATCCGCATATGGGCTCTACCTGGAATTATATGACGGTGCAGGCAAAAGGAAATATCCGTTTTATGGATGCAGAAGGAACGTACAATGCCGTGAAAGAAGTTTCAGATAAATATGTGGGTACACAGTCTGCCGGCGCTTTTGACAACCTGCCAAAGGAATACATTGACCACATGATGAAAGCCATTGTTGGCTTTAGCATTGAAGTAGAAAGCCTGGAAAACACCTTTAAGCTCAGCCAGAACAGGGATGAGGCATCTCAGCGGAATATCATTGAACAACTGGTGAAACGGGGGGATGAGCATTCCAGGAAGATCGCCAAGGAAATGATACGGAGGCTGGACTGA